Proteins encoded together in one Anaerococcus murdochii window:
- a CDS encoding ribonucleoside-diphosphate reductase subunit alpha: MKIIKRDGSKVDFELEKIKRAIFKAFKSVDSTITDEKLEYIAQKIVRTIEEKLPADHTVTVEEVQDLVELNLIDENYYREVKSFILYRAKHNMDRKVISDFSTYVSDKDLMEIISKVQREFDSQRYPIESLYFKFESFTKPEMNDKEVLDAVIRAASELTSKEAPDWEIIAARFLAYKINLEIREEEERYEIYDFKSKIKFLTEKELYGAYILENYSSEDIDELEKYLDHKRDDIFTYSGLDLLRKRYLITNYEGRILERVQEMFMGIAMHLAIPEKNRVGFAKRLYDILSTLKATMATPTMTNARKPFNQLSSCFIETVPDTLKGIYRSITNFAEVSKHGGGMGMYFGKVRANGSDIRGFEGVAGGVIRWIRLANDTAVAVDQLGVRQGAVAVYLDIWHKDMPEFLALRTNNGDDRMKAHDVFPGVCVPDLFWKQVRENMEGDWYMFDPHEVVKKYGKAIEDTYGDEFEEFYKKLVADKEISRRVMPIKDMVRLLIKSWSETGTPFIFNRDLVNKANPNKHMGMIYSSNLCTEIAQNMSPSETVSTEIVTEDGDVVIVNKTKPGDFVECNLASLTLGKLDVNNESELEETVRTVVRALDNVIDLNYYPTPYAEVTNKKYRAIGLGTSGYHHMLVKNDIRWSDEKAHAAFVDRVYEDINYYAIKESVEIAKDKGSYKVFEGSDWQKGSYFTDRDYTSERWEKLAADVKKYGLRNGYLMAIAPTGSTSIISGTSAGVDPIMSRYFLEEKKGAIVPRVAPGLTTKTFWLYENAHDIDQNISMRMAGIRQRHLDQAQSVNIYITTEYTMRQILNVYLTAWEAGVKSIYYVRGKSLEVEECDTCSA; this comes from the coding sequence ATGAAGATTATTAAAAGAGACGGGTCAAAAGTTGATTTTGAATTAGAAAAAATCAAGAGAGCCATATTCAAGGCCTTTAAGTCGGTTGATTCTACAATTACCGATGAAAAACTTGAATACATTGCCCAAAAAATTGTAAGGACAATCGAGGAAAAATTACCAGCTGACCACACTGTGACAGTTGAAGAAGTCCAAGACTTGGTTGAACTTAACCTTATTGATGAAAATTATTATAGGGAAGTTAAATCCTTTATCCTCTACCGTGCCAAGCACAACATGGATAGGAAGGTAATTTCTGATTTTAGCACTTATGTATCTGACAAGGACCTAATGGAGATAATTTCCAAGGTCCAAAGAGAATTTGATAGCCAAAGGTATCCTATAGAGTCACTTTATTTCAAGTTTGAATCCTTCACCAAGCCAGAAATGAATGACAAGGAAGTCTTAGACGCTGTAATCCGTGCTGCAAGCGAGCTAACAAGCAAGGAAGCCCCAGATTGGGAAATAATCGCAGCAAGATTTCTAGCCTACAAGATAAATCTAGAAATAAGAGAAGAGGAAGAACGCTACGAGATTTACGACTTTAAGTCAAAGATAAAGTTTTTGACAGAAAAAGAACTCTACGGGGCCTATATTCTTGAAAATTATTCATCAGAAGATATAGATGAATTAGAAAAATACCTAGACCATAAGAGAGATGACATTTTCACCTATTCAGGCCTAGATCTATTGAGAAAAAGATATCTAATAACCAATTACGAAGGACGCATCTTGGAAAGAGTCCAAGAGATGTTTATGGGAATCGCTATGCACTTAGCAATTCCAGAAAAAAACAGGGTAGGCTTCGCAAAAAGACTTTACGATATATTGTCAACTCTAAAGGCAACCATGGCAACACCAACCATGACCAACGCTAGAAAGCCATTTAACCAGCTTTCTTCATGCTTTATAGAAACTGTTCCAGATACTCTAAAGGGAATTTACAGGTCCATCACCAACTTTGCCGAAGTTTCTAAACATGGCGGCGGCATGGGCATGTATTTTGGAAAAGTTAGGGCAAATGGTTCTGATATTCGTGGTTTTGAGGGAGTTGCAGGCGGGGTTATCCGTTGGATAAGACTTGCCAACGACACAGCAGTGGCTGTTGATCAGCTCGGCGTTCGCCAAGGAGCTGTGGCTGTTTATCTTGACATTTGGCATAAGGATATGCCAGAGTTTTTGGCCCTAAGGACCAACAACGGTGATGACAGGATGAAGGCCCACGACGTCTTCCCAGGTGTTTGCGTGCCAGATTTATTCTGGAAGCAAGTTAGAGAAAATATGGAAGGCGACTGGTACATGTTCGACCCACACGAGGTTGTTAAAAAATACGGCAAAGCCATCGAAGATACCTACGGAGATGAATTTGAAGAATTTTACAAAAAATTAGTTGCCGATAAGGAAATTTCTAGAAGGGTAATGCCAATTAAGGACATGGTAAGGCTTTTGATCAAGTCTTGGTCAGAAACCGGCACACCTTTCATTTTCAATAGAGACTTGGTAAATAAAGCCAATCCAAACAAACACATGGGCATGATTTATTCATCAAATCTCTGCACAGAGATTGCCCAAAACATGAGTCCATCAGAAACTGTTTCTACAGAAATAGTCACAGAAGATGGGGATGTTGTTATAGTTAACAAAACCAAACCAGGTGACTTTGTTGAATGTAACCTAGCAAGCCTTACCCTTGGTAAGCTTGATGTGAACAATGAAAGTGAGCTAGAAGAAACTGTAAGGACAGTTGTAAGGGCCCTTGATAACGTAATCGACCTAAATTATTACCCAACCCCATATGCGGAAGTAACAAACAAAAAATACAGGGCAATTGGCCTTGGCACCAGCGGTTACCACCATATGCTAGTTAAAAACGACATCAGATGGTCAGACGAAAAAGCTCACGCAGCTTTTGTCGACAGGGTTTATGAAGATATAAATTATTACGCCATAAAGGAAAGTGTGGAAATCGCCAAAGATAAGGGATCTTATAAAGTCTTTGAAGGAAGTGACTGGCAGAAAGGCAGCTATTTCACAGATAGGGATTACACTTCAGAAAGATGGGAAAAACTTGCCGCAGATGTTAAAAAATACGGCCTAAGAAATGGCTACCTAATGGCAATAGCTCCAACAGGATCAACATCCATAATCTCAGGCACATCAGCAGGAGTAGACCCAATCATGAGCCGTTATTTCCTAGAAGAAAAGAAGGGCGCCATAGTACCAAGAGTGGCACCAGGACTAACCACAAAGACCTTCTGGCTCTATGAAAATGCCCACGATATAGACCAAAATATCTCAATGCGCATGGCAGGAATAAGACAAAGGCACCTTGACCAAGCACAATCAGTAAATATCTACATCACCACCGAATACACCATGAGACAGATTTTAAATGTCTACCTAACAGCATGGGAAGCAGGAGTGAAGAGCATTTACTACGTAAGAGGCAAATCACTTGAGGTGGAAGAGTGTGATACTTGCTCCGCATAG
- a CDS encoding RDD family protein: MENREVLINKEEFKERNYAHAYASFGTRAIAFIIDMMVVGGLNKIITGIIGLDPEMSFYGFAMTDILSWAITLGYFTLASLVTKGQSLGKMITGIRVVSLTSDKLDLGQILIREIAGRFIQNTIMLVYLLPIFTPKKQGLIDFFVDTAVVKEDAFRDLYGVDFR; the protein is encoded by the coding sequence ATGGAAAATAGAGAAGTTTTAATAAATAAGGAAGAATTTAAAGAAAGAAATTACGCCCACGCCTACGCATCATTTGGCACAAGAGCTATTGCCTTTATAATTGATATGATGGTAGTTGGTGGATTAAATAAAATAATTACAGGCATTATTGGCCTTGACCCAGAAATGAGTTTTTATGGTTTTGCCATGACTGATATTCTTAGCTGGGCCATAACACTGGGATATTTCACCCTAGCAAGCCTTGTCACCAAGGGCCAAAGCCTAGGCAAGATGATTACGGGAATTAGGGTTGTAAGTCTTACATCAGATAAGCTTGACCTTGGTCAAATCCTAATCAGGGAAATAGCCGGCAGATTTATCCAAAACACTATCATGTTAGTCTATCTTCTTCCGATTTTTACACCAAAAAAACAAGGCCTAATCGACTTTTTTGTCGACACAGCTGTTGTAAAGGAAGATGCCTTTAGAGATTTATACGGGGTAGATTTTAGGTAA
- the sppA gene encoding signal peptide peptidase SppA: MKNNAKRWIAVGLALVILLGSSLSGFNQDKKEEIGMSYLNKLGKQALVDEEVLSGTNTKEKIKVVDLSGVIQSGLGSDFVISDLKAAGEDPAVKGVILSVNSPGGSVYVSEQIAKEIKNLKAKNIPVYSVMREMAASGGYYVSAPTDRIYASNETLTGSIGVIMQMYSLQGLFEKYGIKEQNITSGKMKDAGSQGRNLTDEERKYFQDLVNSAYKRFVKIVADGRGMSEADVKKIADGRVYDGSQALANGLVDKIGDLDMAIEDMTKENKLTDPVVVSSSSFQPSLMSFFQKAKDYRQGASDLVIIKEFMDKNTLSPMYLYGGAYGK; encoded by the coding sequence ATGAAAAACAACGCAAAAAGGTGGATAGCTGTGGGCCTTGCCCTAGTAATTCTACTTGGATCAAGTCTATCAGGATTTAACCAGGATAAAAAAGAAGAGATTGGCATGTCTTATCTTAACAAGCTTGGCAAACAAGCCCTAGTAGACGAAGAAGTTTTAAGTGGTACAAACACAAAGGAAAAAATTAAAGTCGTTGACCTAAGTGGAGTCATCCAATCAGGATTAGGGAGCGATTTTGTAATTAGTGACCTAAAGGCGGCTGGAGAAGACCCAGCTGTTAAGGGAGTCATCTTATCAGTTAATTCACCAGGTGGTTCTGTTTATGTGTCAGAACAAATTGCCAAGGAAATTAAAAACTTAAAGGCAAAAAATATCCCAGTTTATTCTGTTATGAGAGAGATGGCTGCATCTGGAGGTTATTATGTATCAGCACCTACAGATAGGATTTATGCCTCAAATGAAACCCTAACAGGATCAATTGGTGTAATCATGCAGATGTATTCTCTCCAAGGACTTTTTGAAAAATACGGAATCAAGGAACAAAATATCACCTCTGGCAAGATGAAAGACGCTGGTAGCCAAGGTAGAAACCTAACAGATGAAGAAAGAAAATACTTCCAAGACCTTGTAAATTCTGCCTACAAGAGATTTGTAAAAATAGTTGCCGATGGCAGGGGCATGTCCGAAGCAGATGTTAAAAAAATTGCAGATGGAAGAGTATATGACGGGTCTCAAGCCCTAGCAAATGGCCTTGTTGATAAAATTGGGGACCTAGATATGGCTATTGAAGATATGACAAAAGAAAATAAGCTAACAGACCCAGTCGTAGTTTCTTCTTCTAGTTTTCAACCTTCCCTAATGTCATTTTTCCAAAAAGCTAAAGACTATAGGCAAGGAGCATCTGATCTTGTTATCATCAAGGAATTTATGGACAAAAATACCCTAAGCCCTATGTACCTATATGGGGGAGCTTATGGAAAATAG
- the larE gene encoding ATP-dependent sacrificial sulfur transferase LarE, producing the protein MENSSKKLYDIIENLLKEKVVLAFSGGVDSALLLKIASSLRKDENDVVAMFFKAPSSTEEDLVNAKNLAEEMGVKLFIKDVDIFVDDHIVNNSKDRCYHCKSHLFKQAIKLKDDLGYGYVIDGTNTDDHKVYRPGLMALRDLGVVSPLNIAGFSKQMVRDLADELNISVAKRPSAPCLLTRFPYGTKITPAKLDRLEKAEAFIRDLGFIKFRVRDHSNIARIELTPEDFMAFIEKKDQVIKEFKSLGFSYVTLDLEGFRSGSMDEGLSEEEKKKWVL; encoded by the coding sequence ATGGAAAATTCAAGTAAAAAACTCTACGATATCATAGAAAATTTACTAAAAGAAAAAGTAGTTTTAGCCTTTTCTGGCGGAGTCGATTCTGCCTTACTCTTAAAAATCGCATCCTCCTTAAGAAAAGATGAAAACGATGTAGTCGCTATGTTTTTTAAGGCTCCATCATCTACAGAAGAGGACCTCGTTAATGCCAAAAACTTGGCAGAAGAAATGGGAGTAAAACTTTTCATAAAGGATGTGGATATCTTTGTTGATGACCACATAGTTAACAATTCAAAAGACAGGTGCTACCATTGCAAAAGCCACCTTTTTAAACAAGCTATAAAATTAAAGGACGATCTCGGTTACGGCTACGTCATAGACGGGACCAACACCGATGACCACAAGGTTTATAGGCCAGGACTCATGGCCCTAAGAGACCTTGGCGTTGTAAGTCCTTTGAATATAGCTGGTTTTTCTAAACAAATGGTAAGAGACCTTGCGGATGAACTTAATATAAGCGTTGCCAAAAGGCCATCAGCCCCATGTCTTTTAACTAGGTTTCCTTACGGTACAAAGATTACCCCAGCGAAACTAGACAGACTTGAAAAAGCAGAAGCTTTTATAAGGGACCTAGGTTTTATCAAATTCAGGGTTAGAGATCACTCAAATATAGCGAGGATAGAACTAACACCAGAGGACTTTATGGCCTTTATTGAAAAAAAAGACCAAGTTATTAAAGAATTTAAAAGTCTTGGCTTTTCCTATGTAACTCTTGACCTAGAAGGTTTTAGGTCAGGGTCAATGGATGAGGGCCTAAGTGAAGAAGAAAAGAAAAAGTGGGTCTTATAA
- the larB gene encoding nickel pincer cofactor biosynthesis protein LarB — MDKKTLIKQIKEGTISEEAALKILEDKGYADVGENAKIDFSRRERRGFPEAIYCASKDDKSLIEIFKAFYERKESVIGTRASKKQYEIVKEVIPEVEYSDLAQIISLDYSKESDKIGEIAIVSAGTSDLPISLEAEITARFLGAKVKAYRDVGVAGVHRLLDKTEEIKKANVIIAIAGMEAALATVLAGLVDKPIIAVPTSVGYGANLGGITALLSMINSCAEGVSVVNIDNGYGAAYQACQINRLIAKGNK; from the coding sequence ATGGATAAAAAAACCTTAATCAAACAAATAAAAGAAGGGACAATCTCTGAAGAGGCCGCCCTTAAAATCCTTGAAGACAAGGGATATGCAGATGTAGGTGAAAACGCTAAAATCGACTTCTCAAGGAGGGAAAGACGTGGTTTTCCAGAAGCAATTTATTGTGCATCAAAAGATGACAAAAGCCTTATAGAAATTTTTAAGGCCTTTTACGAAAGAAAAGAATCAGTAATCGGCACCAGGGCAAGCAAAAAACAATACGAAATTGTAAAAGAAGTCATCCCTGAAGTGGAATACTCAGACCTTGCCCAAATTATTAGCCTTGACTACTCCAAAGAAAGCGACAAGATTGGCGAAATCGCCATTGTCTCTGCCGGCACATCAGATCTTCCTATTAGCCTTGAAGCTGAAATCACAGCTAGGTTTTTGGGAGCAAAGGTGAAAGCCTATAGGGATGTGGGAGTCGCAGGAGTCCACAGGCTCTTAGATAAGACAGAAGAAATAAAAAAAGCAAATGTAATTATAGCCATAGCAGGCATGGAAGCTGCTCTTGCAACAGTTCTTGCAGGTCTTGTTGATAAGCCAATCATAGCTGTGCCTACATCAGTCGGCTACGGAGCAAATCTTGGGGGCATCACAGCCCTTTTATCAATGATAAATTCCTGTGCCGAAGGCGTAAGCGTGGTTAATATCGACAACGGCTACGGTGCCGCCTACCAAGCCTGCCAGATAAATAGGCTAATCGCGAAAGGAAACAAATAA
- a CDS encoding LarC family nickel insertion protein, with the protein MDLYFEMYSGIAGDMTIGALLDLGASKEKLEAGIKSLGLTDYDLVFERVKKNGIDSYNFDVILAGNDHDHLDHEGDHCHCHEHTHEDGHTHSHEHCHDHDHHDHDHNHHDHEHCHEHTHEDGHTHSHEHSHDHDHDHHHDHVHRNLDDIKKIINSSDLNDNIKKNALGIFDIIGDAEAKAHGIDKSQVHFHEVGAIDSIIDIVGTCICLDDLGVENIYFSDLYEGFGYQMCAHGPMPIPVPAVANILADSEINLKFIGEEGEHITPTGAAIVKYFYKKAPESFKIKKIGLGAGNKDFEKSTNILRVIEITGDKKKA; encoded by the coding sequence ATGGACCTATATTTTGAAATGTATTCAGGAATCGCTGGTGACATGACCATAGGGGCTCTTTTAGACCTCGGTGCTAGTAAGGAGAAATTAGAGGCGGGAATCAAATCTCTCGGCCTTACAGACTACGACCTAGTTTTTGAAAGAGTAAAGAAAAATGGTATTGACTCCTATAACTTTGACGTAATCCTAGCAGGTAACGATCACGATCACCTCGACCATGAAGGCGACCACTGTCATTGCCATGAACACACTCATGAAGATGGCCATACTCACTCTCATGAACATTGTCATGACCATGACCACCATGACCACGACCATAATCACCACGATCACGAACATTGCCACGAACATACACACGAAGATGGTCACACTCATTCTCATGAACATTCTCACGACCATGACCACGATCATCACCACGACCATGTTCACAGAAACCTAGACGATATTAAAAAGATAATCAATTCTTCAGACCTAAACGACAATATAAAGAAAAACGCACTTGGAATTTTCGATATAATCGGCGATGCAGAAGCTAAAGCCCACGGCATCGACAAATCTCAAGTCCACTTCCACGAAGTTGGCGCCATAGATTCTATAATCGACATAGTCGGCACTTGTATTTGCCTAGATGACCTAGGTGTGGAAAATATTTATTTCTCAGACCTTTACGAAGGATTCGGCTATCAAATGTGCGCTCATGGCCCAATGCCAATACCTGTACCAGCTGTAGCCAATATCCTAGCCGATTCTGAAATCAATCTTAAATTTATAGGAGAAGAAGGCGAGCACATCACTCCAACAGGGGCTGCAATCGTCAAATACTTCTATAAAAAAGCTCCAGAAAGTTTTAAAATCAAAAAAATCGGCCTAGGAGCCGGCAACAAGGACTTTGAAAAGTCAACCAATATCCTAAGAGTAATTGAAATTACAGGAGATAAAAAAAAAGCCTAA
- a CDS encoding LarC family nickel insertion protein encodes MDELMKVARDCFYSPIYMKKNRPAYKLSVLCDKDKLEDVEDIIFSNTSSIGIRKIEVERSVLERKIINIDYEGLRLSYKKVFHKDKSYVYPEYESAKDLAAQNSLSIKEAFDKMKLIYGGNCEKN; translated from the coding sequence ATGGACGAACTAATGAAGGTCGCAAGAGATTGTTTCTATAGCCCGATTTATATGAAAAAAAATCGCCCTGCCTATAAATTATCAGTCCTTTGCGATAAGGACAAGTTGGAAGATGTAGAAGACATTATCTTTTCAAACACTAGCTCAATTGGTATTAGAAAAATCGAAGTAGAAAGATCTGTTCTCGAAAGAAAGATAATAAATATAGATTATGAAGGTCTAAGACTTTCTTACAAAAAGGTTTTTCACAAGGATAAATCCTATGTATATCCTGAATACGAGTCTGCAAAAGACTTGGCAGCACAAAATTCTTTATCGATCAAAGAAGCGTTCGATAAAATGAAATTAATTTACGGAGGAAATTGTGAAAAAAATTAA
- a CDS encoding ABC transporter substrate-binding protein has product MKKINLRKLALTLIFILTLTSCGGADKKENLTKEEAKTEEVQETNEKSKEEAEEGKLIFEDVLGRTIELDKPLEKVIIQGSGSGGPFMQMMYLDKDNFYKKIAAMDDGLRQNRNDLYQRLVEKIPELEDLRRVTNFTDNDFSIEDLLSIDADGIIAPVSYKAQLDTIEGKLDLPVIYVDYHSQDLEKHLKSTEVISKATGLDKNFDKLYNFYKEKREFILDALKDVENKPNVYLECGQDGEVKYGNAYGNVMMWGKIVNDCGGHNIAGDVLEDKQANPISEEFVLSQDPDIIVLTGSQWVNKPDALRMGYDVTKEEVEEKIKKYNERKGWSSLKAMKDKEVFAIGHNVARDMSDFYSYEALAKAFHPDLFKDLDPDKDMEEFYKEFMPIDYSGCWYTKYE; this is encoded by the coding sequence GTGAAAAAAATTAATTTAAGAAAATTAGCACTAACTTTAATCTTTATCTTGACCCTAACATCATGTGGGGGAGCAGATAAGAAAGAAAATCTTACAAAAGAAGAAGCAAAGACAGAAGAAGTACAAGAAACAAATGAAAAAAGTAAAGAAGAAGCCGAGGAAGGGAAACTAATATTTGAAGACGTCCTTGGTCGCACTATAGAGCTTGACAAGCCACTAGAGAAAGTCATTATCCAAGGTTCTGGTTCAGGTGGCCCATTCATGCAAATGATGTACCTAGATAAGGATAATTTCTACAAAAAAATTGCAGCCATGGATGACGGTCTACGCCAAAATAGGAATGACCTTTACCAAAGGCTTGTGGAAAAAATTCCAGAACTAGAAGACCTAAGAAGGGTTACAAACTTCACTGACAATGACTTTTCTATAGAAGACCTCTTGTCAATAGATGCTGACGGCATCATTGCCCCAGTATCCTACAAGGCCCAGCTAGATACAATTGAGGGTAAGCTAGACCTACCAGTTATATACGTTGACTACCATAGCCAAGACCTTGAGAAACACCTTAAATCAACAGAAGTTATTTCAAAGGCAACAGGTCTTGATAAAAACTTTGACAAACTCTATAACTTCTACAAGGAAAAGAGGGAATTTATCCTAGATGCCCTCAAAGATGTTGAAAACAAACCAAATGTCTACCTAGAATGTGGCCAAGACGGCGAAGTCAAATATGGTAACGCCTACGGCAATGTTATGATGTGGGGCAAAATTGTTAATGACTGCGGCGGTCACAACATAGCAGGCGATGTCCTCGAAGATAAACAAGCTAACCCTATTTCTGAAGAATTTGTCCTAAGTCAGGACCCAGACATCATAGTTCTTACTGGATCTCAATGGGTAAATAAACCAGATGCTCTAAGAATGGGCTATGACGTAACAAAGGAAGAAGTAGAAGAAAAAATCAAAAAATATAATGAAAGAAAGGGTTGGTCAAGTCTTAAAGCTATGAAAGATAAGGAAGTATTTGCTATAGGCCACAACGTTGCCCGTGATATGTCTGACTTTTATTCTTACGAAGCCCTAGCCAAGGCCTTCCACCCAGACTTATTTAAAGACCTTGATCCAGATAAAGACATGGAAGAATTCTATAAAGAATTTATGCCAATAGATTATTCTGGATGCTGGTATACTAAGTATGAATAA
- a CDS encoding FecCD family ABC transporter permease: MNKNKKIFLLILLALAISIIDLFIGVGQLGVGDLAHLTDLQKTILFKIRIPEMTTALILGMILGLSGACMQTILDNPLASPFTLGVSSAAGFGASLFLLMGISINFIAIGAIGFSLIAIIFVYLISRRNFAHTSSMILAGIAVKFFFDSLTSLMQYVSTDETLSSIVFWLFGSVSNTKPRQIIILLVSFLMAFIIIIKDSHKLTTLRFGEDRARSLGVDVKGLKVRTFMIVSILSSIGVSFAGVIGFVGVIAPHLARKILGEDQRYYIVGSTLIGAGLLVISSALSKMIKPGTILPIGIIASLIGLPLIFIFFFGGRND, encoded by the coding sequence ATGAATAAAAATAAGAAAATTTTTCTCCTCATTCTCCTAGCTCTGGCTATCTCTATAATAGATTTATTTATAGGTGTAGGTCAGCTTGGGGTTGGGGATTTGGCACACTTAACCGACCTACAAAAAACAATTCTTTTTAAGATAAGGATTCCTGAAATGACAACAGCCCTTATCTTGGGAATGATTTTGGGGCTTTCTGGTGCTTGTATGCAAACCATCCTTGATAACCCGCTTGCAAGTCCCTTCACCCTCGGTGTTTCATCTGCAGCAGGCTTCGGGGCCAGTCTCTTCCTCTTAATGGGAATTTCTATCAACTTTATAGCGATAGGAGCAATAGGATTTTCCTTAATAGCTATAATCTTTGTCTACCTCATCTCGAGGAGAAATTTTGCCCACACAAGCTCGATGATTCTCGCAGGTATAGCAGTTAAGTTTTTCTTTGACTCCTTAACAAGCTTGATGCAATATGTTTCTACAGATGAAACCCTATCATCTATTGTATTTTGGCTTTTTGGTTCAGTTTCAAATACCAAACCAAGACAAATTATAATCCTACTAGTATCTTTCCTAATGGCCTTTATCATTATCATCAAAGATAGTCACAAGCTAACCACCCTAAGGTTTGGAGAAGACAGGGCAAGAAGTCTTGGCGTTGACGTTAAGGGGCTTAAGGTAAGGACCTTTATGATTGTTTCAATCCTATCTTCAATTGGAGTTAGTTTTGCAGGAGTCATTGGTTTTGTAGGCGTAATCGCCCCTCACCTTGCTAGAAAAATCCTAGGCGAAGATCAAAGATACTATATAGTAGGTTCAACCCTCATAGGAGCAGGCCTCTTGGTTATATCCTCAGCCCTATCAAAAATGATAAAGCCAGGCACCATCCTTCCAATTGGTATAATTGCAAGTTTGATTGGCCTACCACTCATCTTTATATTCTTCTTTGGAGGTAGAAATGATTAA
- a CDS encoding ABC transporter ATP-binding protein encodes MIKAKNLSISYDRKIIDDISFIVDAGKVNILMGRNGSGKSTILNAISGIKKFDGEIITDGKVSYLNQNINSKIRFTVFETILLGKVADLSLRITEEDVRDVEEIIDLLNIHEYRNKYINRLSGGEVQKVFIGQALVARPKILLLDEPVSALDLKNQYEIMRIIRDLTYKLKLTTIISLHQIALIEKFADNIILINDKKIYRQGPSKEVMDEKMFMDIFDMETDIRDFDGNRHIYFK; translated from the coding sequence ATGATTAAGGCAAAAAATCTTTCAATCTCCTATGACAGGAAAATAATAGATGACATTTCCTTTATTGTTGACGCTGGTAAGGTTAATATCCTAATGGGTAGGAATGGTTCAGGGAAATCAACCATCCTTAATGCCATATCTGGAATCAAAAAATTTGATGGAGAAATTATAACTGACGGCAAGGTTTCCTACCTCAACCAAAATATAAACTCCAAAATAAGATTTACCGTATTTGAAACTATCTTGTTAGGCAAGGTAGCGGACCTATCCCTAAGAATTACAGAAGAAGACGTAAGGGATGTTGAAGAAATCATAGATTTACTAAATATCCATGAATACAGAAACAAATATATAAATAGGCTCTCAGGTGGCGAGGTTCAAAAAGTTTTCATAGGTCAGGCCCTAGTAGCAAGACCAAAAATCCTCCTCCTAGACGAACCAGTAAGTGCCTTGGACTTAAAAAATCAATACGAAATAATGAGAATAATCAGAGACTTAACCTACAAACTCAAACTCACTACAATAATAAGTCTCCACCAAATAGCCCTAATCGAAAAATTTGCCGACAATATTATCCTAATTAATGATAAAAAAATCTACAGGCAAGGTCCATCCAAGGAAGTTATGGACGAAAAAATGTTCATGGACATATTTGATATGGAAACCGACATCAGGGACTTTGATGGTAATAGGCACATATATTTCAAATAA
- a CDS encoding DUF4177 domain-containing protein — translation MFKYEFIDVVPEGSLKAGKTDTFEKCKEIINEKAKEGWELVQIVPVTNEKWSAYSFIKYTIIFKVNL, via the coding sequence ATGTTTAAGTACGAATTTATCGACGTAGTTCCTGAAGGGAGTCTTAAGGCTGGAAAAACCGATACCTTTGAAAAATGCAAGGAAATCATAAATGAAAAGGCCAAAGAAGGCTGGGAACTTGTCCAAATAGTACCGGTCACAAATGAAAAATGGTCAGCTTATTCCTTTATTAAATACACTATTATTTTTAAGGTGAATTTATAA